From a single Adhaeribacter swui genomic region:
- a CDS encoding porin family protein — MKKYLILVVTFLSVASVQAQNIRTGFKIGGNLASLRNTGTNNDFSYKLKFHGGLVFNWGFSDLLSIQPEVVYSQKGFEYKNASVSSEGKVNYIDVPLLLKVDTGTLFFEGGPQLSFLTASKLKSGGTETDTKNWTKSTAFGVAAGVGAHVGTGTFVSLRYLTDLSEPYARVLNKPTEARNVVFQLSLGYLLSR, encoded by the coding sequence ATGAAAAAGTATCTTATTCTGGTTGTCACGTTTTTATCAGTAGCCAGCGTTCAGGCGCAAAACATTAGAACCGGTTTTAAAATCGGGGGCAATTTAGCTTCGCTCCGGAACACCGGTACCAATAACGATTTTTCTTATAAATTAAAGTTTCACGGTGGTCTGGTTTTTAACTGGGGCTTTTCCGATTTACTTTCTATTCAGCCCGAAGTGGTTTATTCGCAAAAAGGTTTTGAATACAAAAATGCCAGCGTGAGTTCCGAAGGCAAAGTAAACTACATTGATGTACCCTTATTATTAAAGGTAGACACCGGCACCTTGTTTTTTGAAGGCGGGCCGCAACTTTCTTTTTTAACGGCATCTAAACTTAAAAGTGGCGGCACCGAAACCGATACAAAGAACTGGACCAAAAGCACCGCATTTGGCGTAGCCGCCGGAGTTGGGGCGCACGTAGGCACCGGCACGTTTGTAAGCTTGCGTTACCTAACCGATTTATCGGAGCCCTATGCCCGCGTATTAAACAAGCCTACCGAAGCCCGCAACGTAGTTTTCCAACTTTCTTTGGGCTACTTGTTAAGCCGGTAA